The Achromobacter pestifer genome includes a region encoding these proteins:
- a CDS encoding MmgE/PrpD family protein, with amino-acid sequence MLLDTIAAYGAHDTRARLPDEVIHHAKRAFLDWLAALYPGTRTQPCLQLLGAHGAELGSGRSSLPGCATTAFPVTAAWINGSVSHAVEFDDIYRDAIYHPGCPTISAALALAEDADASGRELLNAIVVGYEISTRIGAAVQPAHYRYFHTTGTVGCFGGAAAAAALCAPGDAGVMLHALATAGTFASGLQQAFRSDAMSKALHAGHAAAVGVRAGQGAAHGITGVRDILEGEVGFGAALAQDPDWSLAVDGLGARYNILSITQKNHGCCGHTFAAIDGALALRQRGVRADDIASLRVDAYQTALDVTGNFAPATAFEAKFSLPYVVAHALVHGSVRLDAFEPQRLRDPRVRQLMQKLELRADAALSAGFPKMRAARVSITTCGGQTLEHHSPYRKGDPESPLSDADLNDKFEELAGPVLGGARARALRDAVWRLDAMPVRALRLAADMPQP; translated from the coding sequence ATGTTGCTGGACACGATTGCGGCCTATGGCGCGCACGACACCCGGGCCAGATTGCCCGACGAAGTCATCCACCACGCCAAACGCGCCTTCCTGGACTGGCTGGCAGCGCTGTATCCCGGCACGCGCACCCAGCCATGCCTGCAGTTGCTAGGCGCCCATGGGGCGGAGCTGGGTTCGGGGCGGTCCAGCCTGCCGGGATGCGCCACCACGGCATTTCCGGTCACGGCGGCCTGGATCAACGGCAGCGTGTCCCATGCCGTCGAGTTCGACGACATCTACCGCGACGCGATCTACCATCCGGGCTGCCCGACCATCTCGGCGGCGCTGGCGCTGGCCGAGGACGCCGATGCCAGCGGCCGGGAACTGCTGAACGCCATCGTGGTGGGGTATGAAATCTCGACCCGCATCGGCGCAGCGGTCCAACCCGCCCATTACCGCTACTTCCATACCACCGGCACGGTAGGCTGCTTCGGCGGCGCGGCGGCCGCGGCGGCCCTGTGCGCGCCGGGGGACGCCGGGGTCATGCTGCACGCGCTGGCCACGGCCGGCACGTTCGCCAGCGGCTTGCAGCAGGCCTTCCGCTCGGACGCCATGAGCAAGGCGCTGCATGCGGGCCATGCGGCCGCGGTCGGCGTGCGCGCAGGGCAGGGCGCGGCCCACGGCATTACCGGCGTGCGCGACATCCTGGAAGGCGAAGTCGGCTTCGGCGCCGCGCTGGCGCAGGATCCGGACTGGAGCCTGGCGGTCGATGGACTGGGCGCGCGCTACAACATCCTCAGCATCACCCAGAAGAACCACGGCTGCTGCGGCCACACGTTTGCCGCGATCGACGGCGCATTGGCGCTGCGGCAACGCGGCGTGCGCGCGGACGACATCGCATCCTTGCGCGTGGACGCCTACCAGACAGCCCTGGACGTGACCGGCAACTTCGCCCCGGCCACCGCCTTCGAGGCCAAGTTCAGCCTGCCCTATGTAGTGGCGCACGCCCTGGTCCACGGCTCGGTGCGCCTGGATGCCTTCGAGCCGCAGCGCCTGCGGGATCCGCGGGTGCGCCAGCTGATGCAGAAACTGGAGCTGCGGGCCGATGCCGCGCTGAGCGCCGGTTTTCCGAAGATGCGGGCGGCGCGCGTATCCATCACCACCTGCGGCGGCCAGACCCTGGAACACCATTCCCCTTACCGCAAGGGCGACCCGGAGTCGCCGCTGTCCGACGCCGACCTGAACGACAAGTTCGAGGAACTGGCGGGGCCGGTGCTCGGCGGCGCCCGCGCCCGGGCCCTGCGCGATGCGGTCTGGCGCCTGGACGCCATGCCCGTGCGCGCCCTGCGGCTGGCCGCCGACATGCCGCAGCCTTGA
- a CDS encoding acyl-CoA dehydrogenase family protein, with translation MDFNLTPEQQDFQAAVRRFAQAELRDGAVERAHSDDYPWDVARKMARQGLLGITITEADGGVGGSLMDAVIAIETVASVCPRSADVVQAGNFGAIRVLAEYGSALQKQKYLSALLAGEGLISVGMTEPDAGSAVTELKTSATRADGGWRINGTKIFTTHGPHASVILTYVRFGPGTGGIGSVLIDTKADGVKLGKRSAFMSGEEWVEIFFDNVFVADDMVVLGEGGFKKQIAGFNVERIGNTARSLALGRYAYEEARNWAMQRKQFGRLLCEFQGLQWKFADMRIKLDAAQLLLYRAASAADTGFPSATETAIAKAYCNQIGFDVANDALQVLGGLGYSRESLVEYCVRRCRGWMIAGGSIEILKNRIAEGIFERSFPQRPPR, from the coding sequence ATGGATTTCAACCTGACTCCGGAACAACAGGACTTTCAAGCCGCCGTGCGCCGCTTTGCGCAAGCCGAACTGCGCGACGGCGCGGTCGAGCGCGCGCATTCCGACGACTACCCCTGGGACGTCGCCCGCAAGATGGCCCGCCAGGGCCTGCTGGGCATCACCATTACCGAGGCGGACGGCGGCGTGGGCGGCTCGCTGATGGACGCCGTCATCGCCATCGAAACCGTTGCCTCGGTGTGTCCGCGCAGCGCCGACGTGGTGCAGGCCGGCAACTTCGGCGCCATCCGCGTGCTGGCCGAATATGGCAGCGCGCTGCAAAAGCAGAAATACCTGAGCGCGCTGCTGGCGGGAGAAGGGCTGATCTCGGTGGGCATGACGGAGCCGGACGCCGGCTCGGCGGTGACCGAACTCAAGACCAGCGCCACGCGGGCCGATGGCGGCTGGCGCATCAACGGCACCAAGATCTTCACCACGCACGGCCCGCATGCCAGCGTCATCCTGACCTACGTGCGTTTCGGGCCGGGCACGGGCGGCATCGGTTCGGTGCTGATCGACACCAAGGCTGACGGCGTCAAGCTGGGCAAGCGCTCGGCCTTCATGTCGGGCGAGGAATGGGTGGAGATCTTCTTCGACAACGTCTTCGTCGCCGACGACATGGTGGTGCTGGGAGAGGGCGGCTTCAAGAAACAGATCGCCGGCTTCAACGTGGAACGCATCGGCAACACCGCGCGCTCGCTGGCCCTGGGCCGCTATGCCTATGAAGAAGCGCGCAATTGGGCCATGCAGCGCAAGCAGTTCGGCCGCCTGCTGTGCGAGTTCCAGGGACTGCAATGGAAGTTCGCCGACATGCGCATCAAGCTCGATGCGGCCCAGCTGCTGCTGTACCGCGCCGCCAGCGCGGCCGATACCGGCTTTCCGTCAGCCACGGAGACCGCCATCGCCAAGGCCTATTGCAACCAGATCGGTTTCGACGTCGCCAACGACGCCCTGCAGGTGCTGGGCGGCCTGGGCTACAGCCGCGAATCGCTGGTCGAATACTGCGTGCGGCGCTGCCGCGGCTGGATGATCGCCGGCGGCTCGATCGAGATCCTGAAGAACCGCATCGCCGAGGGCATCTTCGAGCGCAGCTTCCCGCAGCGGCCGCCGCGCTAG
- a CDS encoding N-acyl homoserine lactonase family protein, with protein sequence MTAAPPVHEVYAIRYASVERRAVDNFLSRGDVHDGPMPLDFYCWLVRGAGRAVLVDTGFSACSARARGRAFSLQPEAALARLGLAPEDIGDIVLTHLHYDHAGNVEAYPRAQVHLQDAEMRYATGRYMCFEAMRHFFSADDVQAVVRRLYAGRVRFHDGDTPLAPGVELYRIGGHTPGLQVVRVHTARGWIVLASDALHYYRNYTDHNPFPAIFHVGDMLEGYARIRSLADSDAHIVPGHDPLVAARYPRADAEDGIYRLHMPPSD encoded by the coding sequence ATGACCGCGGCCCCGCCCGTCCATGAGGTGTATGCGATCCGCTACGCCAGCGTGGAGCGCCGGGCCGTGGACAATTTCCTGTCGCGCGGCGACGTGCACGACGGGCCGATGCCGCTGGACTTCTATTGCTGGCTGGTGCGCGGCGCAGGCCGCGCGGTGCTGGTCGACACGGGCTTCAGCGCCTGCTCGGCGCGGGCCCGCGGCCGCGCCTTCAGCCTGCAGCCCGAAGCCGCGCTGGCGCGGCTGGGGCTGGCGCCGGAGGACATCGGCGACATCGTCCTGACCCACCTGCACTATGACCACGCGGGCAATGTGGAGGCCTACCCCCGGGCGCAAGTCCATCTGCAGGATGCCGAGATGCGCTACGCCACGGGGCGCTACATGTGCTTCGAGGCGATGCGGCATTTTTTCTCGGCCGACGACGTGCAGGCGGTGGTGCGCCGGCTCTACGCGGGACGGGTGCGCTTTCACGACGGCGATACGCCGTTGGCGCCGGGCGTGGAACTCTACCGGATCGGCGGGCATACGCCCGGCCTGCAAGTGGTGCGCGTGCATACCGCAAGGGGCTGGATCGTGCTGGCGTCCGACGCGCTGCACTACTACCGCAACTACACTGACCACAACCCTTTCCCTGCCATCTTCCATGTCGGCGACATGCTGGAGGGCTATGCGCGCATCCGGTCGCTGGCCGATTCCGATGCGCACATCGTGCCCGGCCATGATCCCCTGGTAGCCGCGCGCTATCCGCGCGCGGACGCGGAAGACGGGATCTACCGGCTGCATATGCCGCCGTCTGACTAG
- a CDS encoding NAD-dependent succinate-semialdehyde dehydrogenase, which translates to MDNSLQYPELNLLIGGQAQAAGNRRTLDVVDPATQAVLGRLPVATAEDIDAALDAAHRSFPRWRDTPALERAAVLRRAAALMRERTPRLAWLITRELGKPLAESEKEVATAAEMFEWAAEEARRTYGRLIPGRVAGIRQMAIPEPVGPVAAFAGWNAPAITPSRKIAGALGAGCSLVIKPSEETPAIALEIGRALADAGLPAGTLNMLFGDPGEISRRLIESPLIRMVTFTGSTSIGRELAVMAAAGLKRATLELGGHAPVLVFDDADIEAAADTVLAAKLRNSGQICTSPTRMYVQQGVYERFVARLAERARGWRVGNGLDAGVQMGPLANPRRLAAVESMVADALARGAQLAAGGVRPDLPGWFWAPTVLRDVGTDSLAAHTEPFGPLALVSPFRDLDEGLALANRLPFGLAAYVYTRDAARARTATERIESGVVCVNHCQASLPETPFGGFKDSGLGKEGGIEGLQEFMQIKYVSQM; encoded by the coding sequence ATGGACAACTCTTTGCAGTATCCCGAACTGAACCTGTTGATCGGCGGCCAGGCCCAGGCGGCGGGAAACCGCCGTACGCTGGACGTGGTCGATCCCGCCACCCAGGCGGTGCTGGGCCGCCTGCCGGTCGCCACGGCGGAAGATATCGACGCGGCGCTGGACGCGGCGCACCGCAGCTTTCCGCGCTGGCGCGATACGCCCGCGCTGGAGCGCGCCGCGGTCCTGCGGCGCGCGGCCGCCCTGATGCGCGAACGCACGCCGCGCCTGGCATGGCTGATCACGCGTGAACTGGGCAAGCCGCTGGCCGAATCCGAAAAGGAAGTGGCCACGGCCGCCGAAATGTTCGAATGGGCGGCCGAGGAAGCCCGCCGCACCTATGGCCGCCTGATCCCGGGACGCGTCGCCGGAATCCGCCAGATGGCGATCCCGGAACCGGTGGGACCGGTGGCGGCCTTTGCCGGCTGGAACGCCCCGGCCATCACGCCTTCGCGCAAGATCGCGGGCGCTCTGGGCGCGGGCTGCTCCCTCGTCATCAAGCCTTCCGAGGAGACGCCCGCGATCGCGCTGGAGATCGGCCGCGCGCTGGCCGATGCCGGCCTGCCCGCGGGCACGCTCAACATGCTGTTCGGCGATCCGGGCGAGATCTCGCGGCGCTTGATCGAGTCGCCCCTGATCCGCATGGTGACCTTCACCGGATCCACCTCCATCGGCCGCGAGCTGGCCGTGATGGCGGCGGCCGGCCTGAAGCGCGCCACGCTGGAACTGGGCGGCCACGCGCCGGTGCTGGTGTTCGACGACGCCGACATCGAGGCCGCGGCCGATACCGTGCTGGCGGCCAAGCTGCGCAATTCCGGCCAGATCTGCACCTCGCCCACGCGCATGTATGTGCAGCAAGGCGTCTACGAACGCTTTGTGGCGCGCTTGGCGGAGCGCGCCCGCGGCTGGCGGGTCGGCAACGGCCTGGACGCCGGCGTGCAGATGGGGCCGCTGGCCAACCCCAGGCGCCTGGCGGCGGTGGAATCCATGGTGGCCGACGCGCTGGCGCGCGGCGCGCAACTGGCGGCCGGTGGCGTCCGGCCCGATCTGCCGGGGTGGTTCTGGGCGCCCACCGTGCTGCGCGACGTGGGAACCGACAGCCTGGCCGCCCATACCGAACCTTTCGGTCCCTTGGCGCTGGTCAGCCCGTTCCGCGACCTGGATGAAGGCCTGGCGCTGGCCAACCGCCTGCCCTTCGGCCTGGCCGCCTACGTCTACACGCGCGACGCCGCCCGCGCGCGGACCGCGACCGAGCGCATCGAAAGCGGCGTCGTCTGCGTGAACCATTGCCAGGCGTCCTTGCCGGAGACGCCCTTCGGCGGCTTCAAAGACAGCGGCCTGGGCAAGGAAGGCGGCATCGAGGGCCTGCAGGAATTCATGCAGATCAAATACGTAAGCCAGATGTAG
- a CDS encoding acetate--CoA ligase family protein: MSDISFADALLSPRSIALVGASGDARKNTARPLRFMRKHGYAGAVYPINAGRAEILGEQAYPSLAGLPGPVDHVFVMIPGGEVAAVLDQCAQAGAKVVTIYSDGFGEAGPEGQARQAALVAQARKLGLRLLGPNSIGCANLHTGGILSVNAAFEADTLLAGDISLVSQSGSMMGSLLSRAAARGFGFAKSVSVGNESDITVGEVVDALVDDPQSKAILLFLETLRDAATLGRALTRARAAGKPVIAYKLGRSEQGDALAQSHTGAMAGNDVAVDAFLRAYGVMRVRNLETLFELAPLASRHARDGSALRAPDQPARVAVITTTGGGAATVVDNLGLHGMVAVAPPADFVRDIAEQGLRIRETPVIDLTLAASSAQYKMLLEHLLRANWCDAVLSVVGSSAQFHPGLAVKPLLEADKPADKPLAVFLAPEAPESLALLRAGGIAAFRTPEACADALAVFFATDGRPPASGAPYIWPAALPRSGMLSEHEAGALFRSLGVPVAQGQLADPATLAHAVPYPVVAKVCSRDLAHKTELGAVRVGIADGDALRDAASEMLENVRRRAPGARVDGILVQPMETRLIEMILGYRHDPLVGPTVLLGAGGIAAELSPDYTVRLAPVDEEEARRMILEVRQTRLIRGFRGLPPGDCDALARAIAAFSRLACAAGVRVEEAEINPLFVRADGVVAVDGLARLA, encoded by the coding sequence ATGTCAGACATTTCTTTTGCAGACGCGCTCCTGTCGCCCCGATCCATCGCCCTGGTGGGCGCTTCCGGCGACGCGCGCAAGAACACCGCCCGGCCGCTCCGCTTCATGCGCAAGCACGGCTATGCCGGCGCGGTCTATCCCATCAACGCGGGGCGCGCGGAAATCCTGGGCGAGCAAGCCTATCCCTCCCTGGCCGGCCTGCCTGGTCCGGTCGACCATGTGTTCGTCATGATCCCGGGCGGCGAGGTCGCGGCCGTGCTGGATCAATGCGCCCAGGCCGGCGCCAAGGTGGTGACCATCTATTCCGACGGTTTCGGCGAGGCCGGCCCCGAAGGCCAGGCGCGCCAGGCGGCGCTGGTGGCGCAAGCCCGCAAGCTGGGTTTGCGCCTGCTGGGCCCCAACAGCATCGGCTGCGCCAACCTGCATACCGGCGGCATTCTTTCGGTCAACGCGGCGTTCGAGGCGGACACCCTGCTGGCGGGCGATATCAGCCTGGTGTCGCAAAGCGGCTCCATGATGGGATCGCTGCTGTCGCGCGCGGCGGCGCGCGGCTTCGGCTTCGCCAAGTCGGTCTCCGTCGGCAACGAAAGCGACATCACGGTGGGCGAAGTGGTCGATGCGCTGGTCGACGATCCGCAAAGCAAGGCCATCCTGCTGTTCCTGGAAACGCTGCGCGACGCCGCCACGCTGGGCCGGGCGCTGACGCGGGCGCGGGCCGCGGGCAAGCCCGTGATCGCCTACAAGCTGGGGCGCTCGGAACAGGGCGACGCGCTGGCTCAGTCCCACACCGGCGCGATGGCGGGCAACGACGTCGCGGTCGATGCCTTCCTCAGAGCCTATGGCGTCATGCGCGTGCGCAACCTGGAGACGCTGTTCGAGCTAGCGCCACTGGCGTCCCGCCATGCCCGCGATGGCAGTGCGTTGCGCGCGCCGGACCAGCCGGCGCGGGTCGCGGTGATCACCACGACGGGCGGCGGCGCGGCGACGGTGGTGGACAACTTGGGACTGCATGGCATGGTGGCCGTGGCGCCGCCCGCCGACTTCGTGCGCGATATCGCCGAACAGGGACTGCGCATCCGCGAAACCCCGGTCATCGACCTGACCCTGGCGGCCAGCAGCGCCCAATACAAGATGCTGCTGGAGCATTTGCTGCGCGCCAACTGGTGCGATGCGGTGCTGAGCGTGGTCGGTTCGTCCGCGCAGTTTCATCCCGGGCTGGCGGTCAAGCCGCTGCTGGAAGCCGACAAACCGGCGGACAAACCCTTGGCGGTGTTTCTGGCGCCCGAGGCGCCCGAGTCGCTGGCGCTGCTGCGCGCGGGCGGCATCGCCGCGTTCCGCACGCCGGAGGCTTGCGCGGACGCGCTGGCGGTGTTCTTCGCCACGGACGGCAGGCCGCCGGCCAGCGGCGCGCCGTACATCTGGCCGGCCGCGCTGCCGCGTTCGGGCATGTTGAGCGAGCACGAGGCCGGCGCCTTGTTCCGCAGCCTGGGCGTGCCCGTGGCGCAGGGCCAGCTTGCCGACCCGGCCACGCTGGCGCATGCCGTGCCGTATCCCGTCGTCGCCAAGGTCTGCTCGCGCGATCTGGCGCACAAGACGGAACTGGGCGCCGTGCGCGTCGGCATCGCCGACGGCGACGCGTTGCGCGACGCGGCCAGCGAAATGCTGGAGAACGTCCGGCGCCGGGCGCCCGGCGCGCGGGTCGACGGCATCCTGGTGCAGCCCATGGAGACGCGCCTGATCGAAATGATCCTGGGCTACCGCCATGATCCCCTGGTCGGCCCGACCGTGCTGCTGGGCGCGGGCGGCATCGCCGCCGAACTGTCGCCCGACTACACCGTGCGCCTGGCCCCGGTGGACGAGGAAGAAGCCCGCCGGATGATTCTCGAAGTCCGCCAGACCCGGCTGATACGCGGCTTTCGCGGCCTGCCACCAGGCGATTGCGATGCCTTGGCCCGCGCCATCGCGGCGTTCTCGCGCCTGGCCTGCGCGGCCGGCGTGCGCGTCGAGGAAGCCGAGATCAACCCCTTGTTCGTCCGCGCCGATGGCGTGGTCGCCGTCGATGGCCTGGCCCGCCTCGCCTGA
- a CDS encoding NAD(P)-dependent oxidoreductase — protein MSDSKTPLGFIGLGVMGEPMCANLVRKSGHPVYVTDISAEPVARIGALGGRACASIIEVAQSAEIVFLSLPSIVQVEQVCTGPGGLVEAAGRVRIVVDMSTSDVTRTRQLAETLRAHGILLIDAPVARMREAARLGTLMITVGATPEDYETVLPYLSCMGTDVLRCGGVGNGQVVKIMNNMVVFMTVHALAEAITIGRSAGVDGALLLDALSKGSADSFVLRNPGQKALAAENYPEKTFPTEYAIKDILLALELARQGEVDARSAKLTHDLLERTRAAGYVKEYYPVMVKLIERGYE, from the coding sequence ATGAGTGACAGCAAGACCCCGCTGGGCTTCATCGGCCTGGGCGTGATGGGCGAACCCATGTGCGCCAACCTGGTCCGAAAGTCCGGCCATCCCGTCTACGTGACCGATATCAGCGCCGAACCGGTAGCCCGGATCGGGGCGCTCGGCGGCCGCGCCTGCGCCTCCATCATCGAGGTGGCCCAAAGCGCGGAGATCGTGTTCCTGTCCTTGCCCAGCATCGTGCAGGTGGAACAGGTGTGCACCGGGCCGGGAGGCCTGGTGGAAGCGGCTGGACGCGTGCGCATCGTGGTGGACATGAGCACCAGCGACGTCACCCGCACGCGCCAGCTGGCCGAGACGCTGCGGGCTCACGGCATTCTGCTGATCGATGCGCCCGTCGCCCGCATGCGCGAGGCCGCCAGGCTGGGCACGCTGATGATCACCGTGGGCGCCACGCCCGAAGACTACGAGACCGTGCTGCCCTATCTGTCCTGCATGGGCACGGACGTGCTGCGCTGCGGCGGCGTGGGCAACGGCCAGGTGGTCAAGATCATGAACAACATGGTGGTTTTCATGACGGTGCATGCGCTGGCCGAGGCCATCACGATAGGCCGCAGCGCCGGCGTGGACGGCGCGCTACTGCTGGACGCGCTGAGCAAGGGGTCGGCGGACAGCTTCGTGCTGCGCAATCCCGGCCAGAAGGCGCTGGCGGCCGAAAACTATCCCGAAAAGACCTTCCCCACCGAGTACGCCATCAAGGACATCCTGCTGGCGCTGGAGCTGGCCAGGCAGGGAGAGGTGGACGCGCGTTCGGCCAAGCTGACGCATGACCTGCTGGAGCGCACCCGCGCGGCCGGCTACGTCAAGGAGTACTACCCGGTGATGGTCAAGCTGATCGAGCGCGGCTACGAATAA
- a CDS encoding ABC transporter substrate-binding protein yields MNKQITVLLALAAGAGLAQAQTPSADGISDGVVRIGVLTDMSGAYSGNVGPGSVLATKLAIEDFGGKVLGKPVEMLSADHLNKTDVAAGRAREWMDREKVDVVTELGNSAVALAVMNIAREKGRMTMVTGAGATRITGKDCSPNNVQWVYDTYALAKVGTLPLVEAGAKKWYFVTADYAFGHSLESDGMRFVKDGGGTVAGTVRYPFPGTDFASFLLAAQSSKADAVAFASAGADLQNEIKQAREFGLSERQKLVAMLMSITDVHGVGLEAAQGMTFAETFYWNMDDETRAFSQRFFKAAGKMPTALQAGQYSAVLNYLRAVEKSGSDNVDVVMQTLRGMPIRDAFARNARLREDGKLIHDTYVVEVKSPQESTAAWDYYKIVKTVPGDQAFMPLAESQCKLVKK; encoded by the coding sequence ATGAACAAGCAGATCACCGTCCTGCTGGCGCTCGCCGCCGGCGCCGGACTGGCGCAGGCACAGACGCCATCGGCGGATGGCATCTCGGACGGCGTCGTGCGCATCGGGGTGTTGACGGACATGTCCGGCGCCTACTCGGGCAACGTCGGGCCGGGGTCGGTGCTCGCCACCAAGCTCGCGATCGAGGACTTCGGCGGCAAGGTCCTGGGCAAGCCGGTGGAGATGCTCTCCGCCGACCACCTGAACAAGACGGACGTGGCCGCGGGCCGCGCCCGCGAATGGATGGACCGCGAGAAGGTCGACGTGGTGACGGAGCTGGGCAACAGCGCCGTGGCCCTGGCCGTGATGAACATCGCCCGCGAAAAGGGGCGCATGACCATGGTGACGGGCGCGGGCGCAACCCGAATCACCGGCAAGGACTGCTCGCCGAACAACGTGCAATGGGTCTACGACACCTACGCGCTGGCCAAGGTGGGCACCCTGCCCCTGGTCGAGGCCGGTGCGAAGAAATGGTACTTCGTCACGGCGGACTACGCCTTCGGGCATTCGCTGGAAAGCGACGGCATGCGCTTCGTGAAGGACGGCGGCGGCACGGTCGCGGGGACGGTCCGCTACCCCTTCCCGGGCACGGACTTCGCGTCTTTCCTGCTGGCCGCCCAATCCAGCAAGGCGGATGCGGTGGCCTTCGCCAGCGCCGGCGCGGACCTGCAGAACGAGATCAAGCAGGCGCGCGAGTTCGGCCTGTCCGAACGGCAGAAACTGGTCGCCATGCTGATGAGCATCACCGACGTGCATGGCGTGGGCCTGGAGGCGGCCCAGGGGATGACCTTCGCGGAGACCTTCTACTGGAACATGGACGATGAGACCCGGGCGTTTTCGCAGCGCTTCTTCAAGGCCGCCGGCAAGATGCCCACGGCTCTGCAGGCCGGGCAATACTCGGCGGTGCTGAATTACCTGCGGGCGGTCGAGAAATCCGGCTCGGACAATGTGGACGTCGTCATGCAGACGCTGCGCGGCATGCCCATCCGCGACGCCTTTGCGCGCAATGCGCGCCTGCGCGAAGACGGCAAGCTGATCCACGATACCTACGTGGTCGAAGTGAAGTCGCCGCAGGAATCGACCGCCGCCTGGGACTATTACAAGATCGTCAAGACGGTGCCGGGCGACCAGGCCTTCATGCCCTTGGCCGAAAGCCAGTGCAAGCTGGTCAAGAAATGA
- a CDS encoding Bug family tripartite tricarboxylate transporter substrate binding protein, with product MKSLFARWALPALAAAISFNSAAAGYPAKPVTLVIGFTAGGPTDAVGRYLARKLETELGQTVVVENRAGANGVVAVQSVKRAAADGYTLMLGSSGTLSIEPVYKQKVDYQVLKDFQPVALVASYPYLLVVPSSSSFNTVQELIAGARQKPGTLTFASAGSGAVNHLAGEWFKSASKVDITHVPYKGDSAAIADLVAGRVDMAFLSAIAAMPQVQAGKLRALAIASAEPSPVAPGVPTVAQAAGIPGFTAEPWNGVLAPAGLPPDVTLRLNAAVNKIMGTAETRDALLKLGQFPMTGSADDFAQHIRTQTERWAQVIQDGNIAKAE from the coding sequence ATGAAATCACTATTTGCCAGGTGGGCGCTGCCTGCGCTCGCCGCCGCCATCAGCTTCAACTCGGCCGCGGCCGGCTATCCCGCCAAGCCCGTCACGCTGGTCATCGGCTTTACCGCGGGCGGCCCGACCGACGCGGTGGGCCGATACCTGGCGCGCAAGCTCGAGACGGAATTGGGCCAGACCGTGGTGGTCGAAAACCGCGCGGGCGCCAATGGCGTGGTCGCGGTGCAATCGGTCAAGCGTGCCGCGGCCGACGGCTACACGCTGATGCTGGGCAGCAGCGGCACCCTGTCCATCGAACCCGTCTACAAGCAGAAGGTCGACTATCAGGTGCTGAAGGACTTCCAGCCCGTGGCGCTGGTGGCCAGCTATCCCTACCTGCTGGTCGTGCCGTCCAGCTCTTCCTTCAATACCGTGCAGGAACTGATCGCCGGGGCGCGCCAGAAGCCCGGGACCCTGACCTTCGCGTCGGCGGGCAGCGGCGCGGTCAATCATCTGGCGGGCGAATGGTTCAAGAGCGCCTCCAAGGTCGACATCACGCATGTGCCGTACAAGGGCGATTCCGCCGCCATCGCCGACCTGGTCGCGGGCCGGGTCGACATGGCATTCCTGAGCGCGATCGCGGCCATGCCGCAGGTGCAGGCCGGCAAGTTGCGGGCGTTGGCGATCGCCAGCGCGGAACCCTCGCCCGTCGCGCCAGGCGTGCCCACCGTGGCGCAAGCCGCGGGGATCCCGGGTTTCACGGCCGAACCCTGGAACGGCGTGCTCGCGCCCGCGGGGCTGCCGCCCGACGTGACCCTAAGACTGAACGCAGCGGTCAACAAGATCATGGGCACGGCCGAGACGCGCGATGCGCTGCTGAAACTGGGCCAGTTCCCAATGACGGGCAGCGCCGATGATTTCGCGCAGCACATCCGTACCCAGACCGAGCGCTGGGCGCAAGTGATCCAGGACGGCAACATCGCCAAGGCGGAATGA
- a CDS encoding alpha/beta fold hydrolase: MNPQQALFEPVVGRYLRLQLGGREHRVYVEEAGSGAPLLCLHTAGADTRQYRAVMNDPDILRNFRVIAFDLPWHGKSSPPEGWHEETYRLTSKDYAEAVLGVADALALERPIVMGCSIGGRMVLHLALEHAQRFGGAIGLQSGAHVEPYYDLEWLNRPDVHGGEVCAGIVSGLVGPDSPDKHRWETLWHYMQSGPGVFKGDLHFYTADGDIRERVAQIDTQRCPLWLLTGEYDYSCTPQDTEFLAGRIAGSKWQIMEGMGHFPMSEDPERFLSYLRPVLAEAAAARAGK, translated from the coding sequence GTGAACCCGCAACAAGCCTTGTTCGAACCGGTCGTCGGCCGCTACCTGCGCCTGCAGTTGGGCGGACGCGAGCACCGCGTGTACGTCGAGGAAGCCGGTAGCGGCGCCCCCCTGCTCTGCCTGCACACCGCCGGCGCGGATACCCGCCAGTACCGCGCGGTGATGAACGATCCGGACATCCTCCGGAACTTCCGGGTCATCGCCTTCGACCTGCCCTGGCATGGAAAATCCTCGCCGCCCGAAGGCTGGCACGAAGAGACCTACCGCCTGACCTCGAAGGACTATGCCGAGGCCGTGCTGGGCGTGGCCGACGCGCTGGCGCTGGAGCGCCCCATCGTCATGGGCTGCTCCATCGGCGGCCGCATGGTGCTGCATCTGGCGCTGGAGCATGCGCAACGCTTCGGCGGGGCCATCGGCCTGCAATCGGGGGCGCACGTGGAGCCCTACTATGACCTGGAATGGCTGAACCGTCCCGACGTGCATGGCGGGGAAGTCTGCGCCGGCATCGTGTCGGGCCTGGTGGGCCCGGACAGTCCCGACAAGCATCGCTGGGAAACGCTGTGGCATTACATGCAAAGCGGGCCCGGCGTCTTCAAGGGCGACCTGCACTTCTACACCGCCGACGGCGACATCCGGGAACGCGTGGCCCAGATCGACACGCAGCGCTGTCCGCTGTGGCTGCTCACCGGCGAATATGACTATTCATGCACGCCGCAGGACACTGAGTTCCTGGCCGGCCGCATCGCGGGCTCGAAGTGGCAGATCATGGAGGGCATGGGCCATTTCCCCATGAGCGAGGATCCGGAGCGGTTCTTGTCGTATCTGCGGCCGGTGTTGGCAGAAGCGGCCGCGGCTCGCGCGGGAAAGTAG